The Periplaneta americana isolate PAMFEO1 chromosome 2, P.americana_PAMFEO1_priV1, whole genome shotgun sequence genome has a window encoding:
- the LOC138695295 gene encoding uncharacterized protein, with translation MGKYKAKKVGRWTERNMDEALAAVRGCMSLKEAARQFKIPYTTLQNRHMECVAPAKARKQKRAGGHTVFNDEQEIELKNRIIKLAQFGHGLTKKDIRKAAYTFAESNDIPNKFSTKEKMAGKDWLTGFLERHPDLAKRKPQGLSQARCDGLNKIDVQNYFSLLGQLLKDLNLFNCPERIYNCDETGFPLNNTAQNHIIAKKGSKQVISKTCVERGENVTVLACTNPVGNFIPPFVIYKGKRSPSKDVQIGFPNGTKVITTESGWITEDAFLLWLKHFDRFRAPGPSVLVLDGHISHKSLRALEFCEKKQIYVICLPSHTTHRLQPLDRSFFKPLKTYFCEASNNFVHRFLEDEGPRKISKVTFGGILKTAWCKAATPGIAESGFRTTGIYPFNPDVMQEHEYLPTLSSSAAPSTVTYNEDLSLPSHVSQQISESAEISSLTPTAGASIWSDCNTRTVETPRHTNHKSFKSMTSESEVSPTQSVVSFRDVLPSPAKGKKTEKRKRPKQAACVLTSPEFLGNLKSKRMCLDTEKGVFSTKLKEEPKNLVGKKEEQPERNHKLKSLICRKLVVSSDDEDDSIEMKTTSHVRDENVCQFCFLAYDDPRSVKKGDWIRCQGAQKEWYHEICVGAQGRKQFVCGKCM, from the coding sequence ATGGGCAAATATAAAGCGAAGAAGGTGGGACGATGGACAGAAAGAAATATGGATGAGGCTCTCGCAGCAGTTAGGGGTTGTATGTCTCTTAAAGAAGCAGCCAGGCAATTCAAAATTCCCTATACCACCCTTCAGAATAGGCATATGGAATGTGTGGCTCCAGCGAAAGCTAGGAAACAGAAAAGGGCAGGAGGTCATACCGTTTTTAATGATGAACAAGAGATTGAGTTGAAAAACCGAATTATTAAACTTGCTCAGTTTGGTCACGGTTTAACTAAAAAGGACATTAGGAAGGCAGCTTACACATTTGCAGAAAGTAACGATATTCCTAATAAATTTTCAACAAAGGAAAAAATGGCAGGCAAAGATTGGCTGACAGGGTTTCTGGAACGACATCCTGATCTTGCTAAACGGAAGCCCCAAGGATTGTCACAAGCTAGATGCGATGGGTTGAATAAAATAGATGTACAAAATTACTTTTCCCTTCTTGGACAGCTTTTAAAAGATTTGAACTTGTTTAATTGTCCTGAAAGGATTTACAATTGTGACGAAACGGGCTTTCCGTTAAACAACACGGCTCAAAACCACATAATTGCTAAGAAGGGATCCAAACAAGTAATTTCAAAAACATGTGTCGAACGAGGAGAAAATGTAACAGTCTTGGCATGCACCAATCCAGTAGGGAATTTCATACCCCCTTTTGTAATTTACAAAGGGAAGAGAAGTCCTTCAAAAGACGTCCAGATCGGATTTCCAAATGGCACCAAAGTCATCACCACTGAATCTGGGTGGATAACAGAAGACGCTTTTCTGCTTTGGCTGAAGCATTTTGATAGGTTTCGAGCACCAGGGCCTTCTGTTCTTGTTCTGGATGGACACATCAGCCACAAATCTTTGAGAGCCTTGGAGTTTTGTGAGAAAaagcaaatttatgtaatatgtctACCTAGCCATACAACACACAGGCTTCAACCGCTCGATAGATCATTTTTCAAGCCTCTGAAAACCTATTTCTGTGAAGCAAGTAATAACTTTGTCCATCGCTTTTTGGAGGATGAGGGTCCAAGAAAGATTTCGAAAGTGACATTTGGTGGGATTCTCAAAACAGCTTGGTGTAAAGCTGCAACCCCAGGAATTGCAGAGAGTGGTTTCCGAACAACAGGCATCTACCCTTTCAATCCCGATGTTATGCAAGAGCATGAATATCTCCCAACATTGAGTTCCTCTGCAGCACCATCAACAGTGACATACAACGAAGACCTCAGTCTGCCATCTCATGTCTCACAACAAATCTCTGAGTCCGCAGAAATTTCAAGCTTGACCCCCACAGCTGGTGCATCTATATGGTCAGATTGTAATACCAGAACTGTGGAAACACCTAGACATACTAACCACAAAAGCTTCAAATCCATGACGTCAGAAAGTGAAGTTTCTCCTACGCAATCCGTGGTTTCATTTAGAGATGTTTTGCCCTCACCAGCTAAGGGTAAAAAAACAGAAAAGCGTAAAAGACCTAAACAAGCAGCATGTGTACTAACATCTCCAGAATTCCTAGGAAATTTGAAAAGCAAAAGGATGTGTCTGGATACAGAGAAGGGAGTTTTCTCAACGAAACTCAAAGAAGAACCAAAGAATCTTGTTGGAAAAAAAGAAGAGCAACCAGAGCGTAATCATAAGTTAAAGAGCTTGATTTGCAGAAAACTAGTTGTTTCCAGCGATGACGAAGATGATAGTATTGAAATGAAGACTACAAGCCACGTAAGAGATGAGAATGTATGTCAGTTTTGTTTTCTGGCTTATGATGATCCAAGATCTGTGAAGAAAGGGGACTGGATTCGATGCCAAGGAGCACAGAAAGAATGGTACCATGAAATTTGCGTCGGGGCCCAGGGAAGAAAGCAGTTTGTGTGTGGAAAATGCATGTAG